A region from the Hydra vulgaris chromosome 08, alternate assembly HydraT2T_AEP genome encodes:
- the LOC136084142 gene encoding uncharacterized protein LOC136084142, with protein MAVTISEIRNMFREMFAEYKKDIELLNSLKKRSIEKEKVSKNVANKNIELTDLKNKLREIEDRSRRNNLRINGLKENENETWTESKTKGESIFINEDFCYETNVIRKELREKMKTERQLGKFAYNTYDKLIVRDWVSKKPFQLYYAKLLDKASGNTKKTWNVIKEVIRKNNYTRNTLPKKITVDEKNIYDKSIIAEKINSFFINAGPNLASKIPLNSTSFESYLKNYDKVMDEPNLKLIELRSAFYNLKNNKNAGFDKINVNVVKSVYHIIEPLLFHIFNLSLKTGIVPEKLKIARITLIFKTGDDSIISNYRPISILPCFSKLLERIMYNRLFNYLSENNMLYSKQFGFKKKCSTEHAVIDKVNQITNAFSTNYFTLGVFIDLSKAFDTVKSFTINIKRTRRRPYGHDVKNRCKHVTYLRVKYCT; from the exons atggCAGTTACAATTAGCGAAATAAGAAATATGTTTAGAGAAATGTTCGCTGAGTACAAGAAAGACATAGAGTTACTA AACTCATTGAAAAAAAGATCTATCGAGAaagaaaaagtttctaaaaatgtagcaaacaaaaatatagaGCTTACCGaccttaaaaataaactaagaGAAATTGAAGATCGGTCACGAAGAAATAATCTCAGGATTAATGGACTGAAAGAAAACGAAAATGAAACATGGACGGaaagtaaaacaaaa GGTGAAAGTATTTtcattaatgaagatttttGCTACGAAACTAATGTAATAAGAAAAGAATTGagggaaaaaatgaaaactgaaAGGCAGCTGGGAAAATTTGCATATAATACGTATGATAAGCTAATTGTGCGCGATTGGGTATCAAAAAAACCGTTCCAA ctttattatgcAAAACTATTAGACAAAGCAAGCGgaaacaccaaaaaaacttgGAATGTAATTAAAGAAGTAATTCGCAAAAATAATTATACGAGAAACACTCtgccaaaaaaaataacagttgatgaaaaaaatatttatgataaatcaattattgctgaaaaaataaacagtttttttattaatgctgGTCCAAATTTGGCATCAAAAATTCCTCTGAATTCAACTTCATTTGagtcttatttaaaaaattacgatAAAGTTATGGATGAACCTAATCTTAAATTAATTGAATTGCGAAGCGCCttttataatcttaaaaataacaaaaatgctGGATTTGATAAAATTAACGTTAATGTTGTAAAATCTGTTTATCATATAATCGAACCTCttttgtttcacatttttaatctttctttgaAAACAGGTATTGTCccggaaaaattaaaaattgcacgaATCACACTGATTTTTAAGACTGGCGATGACtctattatttctaattatagacctatatcTATATTACCGTGTTTCTCAAAATTGCTTgaaagaataatgtacaacaggctatttaattatttatcagaaaacaatatgttgtactcaaaacagtttggttttaagaaaaaatgttccACTGAACATGCAGTGATTGATAAAGTCAATCAAATAACAAACGCATTTAGTACTAACTActttacattaggagttttcattgatctgtcaaaggcttttgatact GTAAAgagttttactataaatataaaaagaactcgtagaagaccataTGGTCATGATGTCAAGAACCGCTGCAAACACGTTACATATTTACGTGTTAAATATTGCacatag